In Mycobacterium branderi, the DNA window CGACGTCCCCATCCCTGAGCCCTCGCATCATCATCAGCCCGACACTGGTCAACCACAGGTAGACGTCCGACCGAGGTACATCACGCGGCAGTTCGTTGTTGACGTAGGCGACGTCAAGGAAAGGGTCGAAAAACTCGGCCGAAACCAGCTCCGAATTCCGCGACTCGATGACTCGTTGGCCGAGGCCCGAACTCTCCGGGTCGACGATGTATCGCATCACGGGGTCGAGGACTGCCTCGCTCGCGGCATAAAGGAGTCCCTCAACGATCTGGTCCTGAAGGCTGGTCTGCCGGGACATGACTTTGTGTGCGCGGTCGCGCAGCATCCGTCCATGCCGAGTGATCAGCTCGATGAGTAGGTCGTCACGATCGCTGAAATAGCGGTAGATGCCCGGCCTCGACATGCCCACCTCGGAAGCAATGTCTTCCATGGTGGTCTTCCGGATGCCGTGGCGCTCGATGCAACGTTCGGCGCCGGCCAAGATCCGTTCGCGCGGATCGTTGTCCGCAGGGTCGGTCGACTGGTTACGCGCTCCTCGTGGCATGAGCTCATCGTACTAGACACCTGTGTCATCGTCTGACATCCCACGTATAGATGTCGCAGATCGTCGGCAGATATATATGGCTATGACCTTGACTTCTATTTACTGCGGCGGATAAGCTGACAAATAACGTAAAACGTCAGCCCGTCACACAGATGTCTTGGCTCACCCAGTCACCAGCGAGGGAGGCGCCATCATGACGATCAGTCGTTGCCGAGGGTCCTCGACAGACGGCGTCACTCCGGCGGGCGCTCCAGCAATTGCCGCACGGCGCCACGCCCTGCGAGCCGCGGCGGACGAGCGCGGCGTTCGGCTCCACGAGATGGACGTACCGGCAAGAACGGCCTAGGGCGGTAGCGATGTGGACCCTTATCACCAGCGACGGGCGGCGGCTAGCGAACATCCCATCGGAGGAAGACGCCCGCCGTACCGTCCATGCACTGGGAAGTACACAATGGCGCGGTCCTTTTTCTTGGGACGTGGTTGACAACGAAGGAAGTCGCTTCTCTGTCGAGATTCGACGTCGAAGCGGACGGGCCCGGCCATGATTGTCGGACGCAATCCGCGGACCCCAGTGATCGGCGATACGGTGCTGTCGCGGTCCCATCGTCGACGCGGTGTCGGCATCATCGTTGACACAGACGCGATTAGGTACAAGGTCTACTGGCGCGACGGGCGGGACACCCTCCGTTGGCACGCGCGCCACGAATTAACCATCCCGCGACTCGATTACGGACGGCGATGACTCTCACGCGTCCCATCTCAGCCTTCGGCGCCCTGAATCGGACGCACGAAAAGCCTTGGAGGGCAGTCCGATGCGATTCTGTATAGGCGACAAAGTTCGCGACGGTCTGCATGTCGGGACGGTGACCGACGTAGGCACCATGCTCATTCAAGTCAGGACGACTGCGGGTACGGCGCGGATGGTCTGTCCGTGGGAGCTCGTGAGGTTGCGCGGCCCATACGAGGGGCTCGGCTCCGACTTGCCGCCCGAGTGAAACACCGAGGAGTTGTGATCGCAGTGCGGAACATACAAGAAGCCAACCCAGCTGCAATCCCTACAATCACAGGAGCACCGGCCGTAGTCACCACCGTCGACGACGACGGCGGTTGGCGGATGAGCGTTTTCGGGGCTGACCGAGTAGAGATCTGCGGCGCGTTCAAACCTGTCGACCGTTCCTACTGGCTGATGTACGTCACTAAGCGGATCGTCGACGCCGTCGAACGGTCGCAAGCCACCTTGATCCCGCGTCGGATCCAGTTGCCTACCCAACAAGACGTCCGGCAGTGGCTCGAACTCATTGCCGGCCTGTATATGCAGGCGGCAGACCGGTGAACCAGCTAGACGTAAGGCGCGAGGCACTAGCGGCGAACGGGCATCACGTCTGCGGGACGCATTGCCCCACGGATATCGGATATTTTCGCCCGTCTCGTCGCGGCTACGTCGAGTTTGGCTCGCGCCAGGAAGAAGTTTGCGTGACCACGCGGGACGACGGACCCAGCATCGCTGGTCGGCTGGTGTCACTGATGTCGCGGCTGACCGTTAGGCCTGCTCTGGCACTGGGCAGCCATATACCCCATGTTCCCTGGCCCTTCGGTATCGTCGAATCTGCTTGCAGCGCCTTGGTTCCCGCCCCGAGCGCCGTCCGGACGACGGTGGCATTGCCTACTGCAACCGCGCAGCTACTCCGAGCGCCCGGCGTATTACCGGCGGATGACAGCCGACGAGTGGTGCTGTACTTGCATGGCGGCGCTTTCCTGGCCTGCGGAATGAACTCGCACAGCCGGATCGTTACCTCAATCTCCCGATATGCCGACTCGCCTGTGCTGGTGGTCAATTACCGGCTGATCCCAAAGCACTCCGTCGGGATGGCCCTCGACGATTGTCATGATGCCTACCGCTGGTTGCGACAAGAGGGCTACGAGCCGGAGCAAATCGTGCTAGCTGGCGATTCTGCGGGAGGCTACCTTGCCCTGGCACTAGCGCAGCGGCTACAGGCCGTCGGCGAACAGCCGGCGGCGCTGGTCCTGATCTCGCCGCTGCTGCAGCTGGCTAAGGAACCTAAGCAGGCACATCCCAACATCAAAACTGATGCGATGTTCCCGCCCAAGGCCTTTGACGCACTTGTCGCACTAGTCGCCAGTGCCAACGCCAAGCGCATCATCGACGGCAAGTCCGAAGAGCTCTACGAGCCACTCGACCACATAGAACCTGGCCTGCCGCAGACATTGATCCATGTTTCTGGATCGGAAGCACTTC includes these proteins:
- a CDS encoding TetR/AcrR family transcriptional regulator, with protein sequence MPRGARNQSTDPADNDPRERILAGAERCIERHGIRKTTMEDIASEVGMSRPGIYRYFSDRDDLLIELITRHGRMLRDRAHKVMSRQTSLQDQIVEGLLYAASEAVLDPVMRYIVDPESSGLGQRVIESRNSELVSAEFFDPFLDVAYVNNELPRDVPRSDVYLWLTSVGLMMMRGLRDGDVDLARYRTILRRFVAPAFARSQK
- a CDS encoding alpha/beta hydrolase, translating into MGYFRPSRRGYVEFGSRQEEVCVTTRDDGPSIAGRLVSLMSRLTVRPALALGSHIPHVPWPFGIVESACSALVPAPSAVRTTVALPTATAQLLRAPGVLPADDSRRVVLYLHGGAFLACGMNSHSRIVTSISRYADSPVLVVNYRLIPKHSVGMALDDCHDAYRWLRQEGYEPEQIVLAGDSAGGYLALALAQRLQAVGEQPAALVLISPLLQLAKEPKQAHPNIKTDAMFPPKAFDALVALVASANAKRIIDGKSEELYEPLDHIEPGLPQTLIHVSGSEALLHDAQLAAARLKAVGVPTKVHIWPGQVHDFQLVEPLVPEATRSLQLIGEYIRAATSRNMVLQAEVQGTDRRPPMLSVFAQRRY